CCAGTACTACGAAGTAGATACAAGCGAAGGTGAGTGGAACAGAGGCGTTGATAGCCCAGAATATGATGTTTACAATATTGGTCACCGACCTGGTACAAAAGGTGGATACTTCCCGGTTCCTCCAGTTGATTCTATGATGGATCTAAGAGCGGAGATGAGTCAGGTGATGGAAGAGGTAGGTCTGGAAACTTATGTTATCCACCACGAAGTTGCACAGGGACAAGGTGAAATTGGTGTTAAATTTGGAACACTCATCGAAGCAGCTGACAATGTACAAAAACTTAAATATGTAGTCAAAAATGTTGCACACATCAATGGTAAAACTGCTACTTTTATGCCAAAACCGCTCTATGGCGATAATGGTAACGGAATGCATACACACATCTCTATCTGGAAAGATGGCAAAAACCTCTTTTATGATCCAAGTGGATATGCAAATCTCAGCCAATTTGGTAAATACTTCATCGGTGGAGTACTCAAACATGCTAAAGCTGTAGCAGCTTTCACAAATGCTTCTACAAACTCTTATAAGCGCCTCATTCCTGGATTTGAAGCTCCTTCAATCCTTGCATACTCAGCACAAAACAGAAGTGCAAGCTGTCGTATTCCTTGGGGAGCAGGAGAGAAAAGTGTAAGAGCAGAATTTAGATTCCCAGATAGCTCTGGTAACCCATATCTTGCGTTTACTGCACTTTTACTTGCTGGTATCGATGGTATTAAAAACAAAATCGATCCAGGCGATCCAATGGAAATGGATCTCTTTGAGCTTACTCTTGATGAGATTAGAGAAAAAGGTATCCAGCAGATGCCTCATACACTCAGAGAAGCGATCGAAAATATGCTTGCAAACAGAGATCTCTTCAAAGTTGGTGATGTTATGACTGAAGAGTTTATTCAGACATATCAGCACTACAAGTTTGAAACATCTATCTGGCCTTGGGAAGGTCGACCGCACCCATACGAATTCATTACTACATACTCTTGCTAATTATTGGGGCTTTGCCCCAATGTTAAAACTCTACAAACCCCCGCTCTTTATTTTTAAAAATAGCACATTTTGTATAACCAACCTCTTTTGCTAATTGCATAACTTCATCAAGTTTATATCCTACCTGTTCAGGTGCGTGTGCATCAGAGGCAAAGGTGATAGGGATATCAAGCTCATATGCCTCTTCTAAAAGCTCCTTGCTTGGATAAGGCTCTCCTACGGGTTTACGTAAACCAGCACTGCTGATTTCCAATACAAGATTGTTCTCTTTGATGGTTTTCAAAGCATTTTTGGCGATGAGACGCACATCTTTTTTTGGTTTGAAGTTGAATACTTTGATTAAGTCTAGATGTCCAACAATCTGAAAAAGTCCACTCTTAGCGAGTGCTTCTATAGCGCTGAAGTAGTCTTCCCAAATGGTATCGATATCTTTATTCTTATACTCTCCAATGAATTCTGGGTTATCAAATCCCCAAAGATCTTGATGGATGAGGATCTCGTCATGTTTACGGCTTTTTGGTAAAAAGTGGACTGAGCCTATTAAGTAATCTACATCTGCTTGTACAATGCGATCTTCCATAAGTCCTGGTAAAAAATCTACCTCGTATCCCAAGAGGATTTCAATTTTATTTTTATATTTTTCTTTCAGTTCTTGCACATCTTTTTCATACGCATCTACTTCTTCCAAACTCATACGATATTTTTGATCAAAATTCATTGGTGCATGATCACTAAATCCATATATTTCGATACCCTCTGCAATCGCTCTTTGCACATACTCTTCCATCTCGCCTGTAGCGTGGTTGCAGCGTTTTGTGTGATTGTGCAGATCTACGCGCATACTGCTCCTTTTGCTATAATACTTATTAATTATAGCACAGGGGGATGCGGTGGATATTTTTGAACAGATAAAAAGAGACTCTTTAGCAGGTGTAAAGAAAGCTTGCAAAGAGATTGATAATATTAACGCTATAAGAACTGAAAGTGGTGATTCAGTACTACGTAGTGCAATCAAAAATAAAGTGAGTTTAGAAGTATTTGTTTTTTTAGTTGAGCAAGGAGCGGATATCTATGAAATTGATGAGGAGGGAGTGGGCCTCATCGATGATGCGATAAAAAAGGGACGCCTTGATATTGTGAAATTTTTGGTAGAATCTGGCATCGATCCAAATACTACCAAGCGTAAATCTGGCTTTACGCCTCTCATGGCAGCGATGGCCTATGGAGATGAAGCAATAACGCGCTATTTGGTTGAAGAGTGTAATGTGGATACGGAGG
The Nitratiruptor tergarcus DSM 16512 genome window above contains:
- the glnA gene encoding type I glutamate--ammonia ligase — protein: MFQVDEAKLQKLFDTIKEEEIEFVDFRFTDIKGTWHHVTYNVKAVNEDTFKNGLPFDGSSLPAWQPINKSDMVLVPEAGTEFVDPFTADPTLVVICDVYDIYKNQPYEKCPRSIAKKALKYLQESGIGDVAYFGPENEFFVFDNVKVRDEINCQYYEVDTSEGEWNRGVDSPEYDVYNIGHRPGTKGGYFPVPPVDSMMDLRAEMSQVMEEVGLETYVIHHEVAQGQGEIGVKFGTLIEAADNVQKLKYVVKNVAHINGKTATFMPKPLYGDNGNGMHTHISIWKDGKNLFYDPSGYANLSQFGKYFIGGVLKHAKAVAAFTNASTNSYKRLIPGFEAPSILAYSAQNRSASCRIPWGAGEKSVRAEFRFPDSSGNPYLAFTALLLAGIDGIKNKIDPGDPMEMDLFELTLDEIREKGIQQMPHTLREAIENMLANRDLFKVGDVMTEEFIQTYQHYKFETSIWPWEGRPHPYEFITTYSC
- a CDS encoding ankyrin repeat domain-containing protein, whose protein sequence is MDIFEQIKRDSLAGVKKACKEIDNINAIRTESGDSVLRSAIKNKVSLEVFVFLVEQGADIYEIDEEGVGLIDDAIKKGRLDIVKFLVESGIDPNTTKRKSGFTPLMAAMAYGDEAITRYLVEECNVDTEVLDTFEKSARDYAKMTGYEHLIDILEKRGK
- the hisJ gene encoding histidinol-phosphatase HisJ — encoded protein: MRVDLHNHTKRCNHATGEMEEYVQRAIAEGIEIYGFSDHAPMNFDQKYRMSLEEVDAYEKDVQELKEKYKNKIEILLGYEVDFLPGLMEDRIVQADVDYLIGSVHFLPKSRKHDEILIHQDLWGFDNPEFIGEYKNKDIDTIWEDYFSAIEALAKSGLFQIVGHLDLIKVFNFKPKKDVRLIAKNALKTIKENNLVLEISSAGLRKPVGEPYPSKELLEEAYELDIPITFASDAHAPEQVGYKLDEVMQLAKEVGYTKCAIFKNKERGFVEF